The following proteins are co-located in the Microtus ochrogaster isolate Prairie Vole_2 unplaced genomic scaffold, MicOch1.0 UNK28, whole genome shotgun sequence genome:
- the Fbxo8 gene encoding F-box only protein 8 codes for MGQGLWRVARNQHLQQEAYSEPGYLSREQSRRGTSSNISQSSQRKQAQGGIDIYHLLKAKKSKEQEGFINLEMLPPELSFTILSYLNATDLCLASCVWQDLANDELLWQGLCKSTWGHCSIYNKSPPLGFSFRKLYLQLDEGSLTFNANPEEGVSYFMSKGILDDSPKEIAKFIFCTRTLNWKKLRIYLDERRDVLDDLVTLHNFRNQFLPNALREFFRHIHAPEERGEYLETLITKFSHRFCACNPDLMRELGLSPDAVYVLCYSLILLSIDLTSPHVKNKMSKREFIRNTRRAAQNISEDFVGHLYDNIYLIGHVAA; via the exons ATGGGTCAAGGACTCTGGAGAGTGGCCAGAAACCAGCATCTCCAGCAGGAAGCCTACAGTGAGCCAGGCTACCTcagcagagagcagagcaggagaGGGACTTCAAGCAACATTTCTCAGTCCAGCCAACGGAAACAAGCCCAAGGAGGCATCGATATATATCATCTTCTGAAAGCAAAAAAGTCCAAAGAGCAGGAAGGGTTCATTAACCTGGAAATGCTGCCACCTGAGCTAAGCTTCACCATCTTGTCCTACCTAAATGCAACTGACCTCTGCTTAGCCTCATGTGTTTGGCAAGACCTTGCTAATGATGAACTTCTCTGGCAAGG gtTGTGTAAATCCACTTGGGGTCACTGTTCTATATACAATAAGAGCCCACCTTTAGGATTCTCTTTTAGGAAATTGTACCTGCAGCTGGATGAAGGGAGCCTCACCTTCAATGCCAACCCAGAGGAG GGAGTGAGCTACTTTATGTCCAAGGGTATCCTAGATGATTCGCCAAAGGAAATAGCAAAATTTATCTTCTGTACAAGAACACTAAATTGGAAAAAACTGAGAATCTACCTTGATGAAAG gAGAGATGTCTTGGATGACCTTGTAACCTTGCATAATTTTAGGAATCAATTCTTGCCAAATGCATTGAGAGAATTTTTTCGTCATATTCATGCTCCTGAGGAACGTGGGGAGTACCTTGAAACTCTTATAACAAAGTTCTCACATAGGTTCTGTGCTTGTAATCCTGACCTAATGCGAGAACTTGGCCTTAGTCCTG atgCTGTCTACGTACTGTGCTACTCTTTGATTCTGCTGTCCATTGACCTCACTAGTCCCCATGTGaagaataaaatgtcaaaaagagAATTTATTCGAAATACCCGCCGTGCTGCTCAGAACATTAGTGAAGATTTTGTAGGACACCTTTATGACAACATCTACCTTATTGGCCATGTGGCTGCATAA